The Streptomyces hundungensis genome contains the following window.
CGCTGGACGGCCTTGTGGCGACCCCGATGGCAGGCGCCTACACCCTCGGAATGCTGCTGCTGAGCCTCCAGGCGGCCACCATGGTGATCTCCGCCCTGTGGTACGACCGGGCATGCCGCGACGTGTGCGACCCGCACGTGAACGAGCCGCACGGCATCGCGGGCCGCGGTGGGGAACTGCTGTGAACGAGTTCCGTGTTCTCGCCTCCGGCGAATCCGGCCTGCTCACTCCGCTGACCCTGTTCCTGGCCGTCGTCTGCGTCTGCTTCCTGCTGTGTCTCGTCACGGGCATGGACAGTGAAACCCCCACCGACTTCTACGCCGCCGATCGCTCACTGCCGGCCCTGCGCAGCGCGCTCGCCCTGTGCGGCGACTACATACCGGTGACCGCTCTGCTCAGCCCCATCGGCACGCTCGCGCTGAGCGGCTACGACAGCATGATGCTGGCCGTCAGCGCCTGTACCGCGCTGATCACCCTGCTGGCCCTGGCCGAGCCTCTGCGCGCCACAGGACGTTTCACGCTCGGGTCGATTCTTCAGACCCGGGTGACCGGCACGGCGCCGCGGACCGCCGGCACCGTGCTGACTCTGGTGGTCTGCGTGCCCCTCATCGTCGTTCAGCTCACGGTCGCGGGAGACGTCACCGCGTACGTCCTCGGACTCGACGCGTCGGGAACCGCCGAGGTCTGCACGGCGCTCATCGGACTGTTGATCATCTCCTTCGCCGCCTTCGGCGGCATGCGGGGCACCAGCATGATCCAGGCCGGTAAGGCACTGCTGCTCTTCGCCGTGGTCCTCACCCTGATCGTCGTGGCCGTCAACCGCTTCGACGGGGACTTCGGCGGGATGCTGGAAGCCGCCGCTCTCGGGAGCGGCGGGGCGGAGGTCTTCCATGCCCCCGGCCTGCTGTTCGGGGACACGACGACGGGCACGGTCGAACTCCTCTCCCTGTGTCTGACCGTCTCGTTCGGCTCTGCGGTGGTGCCTCCCATTCTCCTGCGGATCGGG
Protein-coding sequences here:
- a CDS encoding cation acetate symporter yields the protein MNEFRVLASGESGLLTPLTLFLAVVCVCFLLCLVTGMDSETPTDFYAADRSLPALRSALALCGDYIPVTALLSPIGTLALSGYDSMMLAVSACTALITLLALAEPLRATGRFTLGSILQTRVTGTAPRTAGTVLTLVVCVPLIVVQLTVAGDVTAYVLGLDASGTAEVCTALIGLLIISFAAFGGMRGTSMIQAGKALLLFAVVLTLIVVAVNRFDGDFGGMLEAAALGSGGAEVFHAPGLLFGDTTTGTVELLSLCLTVSFGSAVVPPILLRIGATLSGGTARRAVGRAVVMITLFYGAVVLLGLAAAAVVGAQTITADDPQGNSALFLLARTLDGSGAGRLLFTVVACAVFVTILATVAGLALATAASLSHDIYAGTLRRGTATDKRETSVARWAVVAVGVASVFLSVLLHAWSMVFLASFAASVAASAILPALIYTLFWKGFTRRGMLWTLYGSLACCLLLQIFGPTVSGRPSSLLPGHDFHWFPLQNIALVSVPIGFLLGWIGSRLGPRPPAENAQGTTARTGMAAGAD